From a region of the Propionispora vibrioides genome:
- a CDS encoding rod shape-determining protein — MFGSMDIGVDLGTANVLVYIKGKGIVLREPSVVAIDRDTNKILAIGEEARRMLGRTPGNIIAIRPLREGVIADYDTTESMLRHFIQKVAGKSFLFKPRIMVCIPSGVTTVEKRAVLEATMQAGARKPYLIEEPMAAALGAGVDISEPCGAMVVDIGGGTTDVAVLSLGGIVLSESLRIGGDKFDEALVRYVKKEYNIMIGERTAEEIKVKIGTAFPHGRDEVIEVRGRDLVSGLPKTVRISSTETREALSEPVSLIVQTVKSVLESTPPELSSDIMDRGIVMTGGGSLLNGLDRLIIQETGIPTYLAEDPLSCVALGTGKALESLESIEDSLTTLKKGSIA, encoded by the coding sequence ATGTTTGGCTCGATGGATATTGGCGTGGATTTAGGTACAGCGAATGTATTGGTGTACATAAAAGGAAAGGGAATTGTACTGCGGGAACCTTCTGTAGTTGCAATCGACAGAGATACAAATAAGATTTTGGCCATTGGGGAAGAGGCAAGACGGATGCTGGGCAGGACTCCCGGCAATATTATTGCCATTCGTCCGCTCCGGGAAGGCGTTATTGCCGATTATGACACAACCGAAAGCATGCTACGTCATTTTATTCAGAAAGTGGCCGGTAAAAGCTTTCTGTTCAAACCACGGATTATGGTTTGTATTCCTTCCGGAGTGACCACGGTGGAAAAAAGAGCGGTTTTGGAAGCCACCATGCAGGCCGGTGCCAGAAAACCGTATTTAATTGAAGAACCGATGGCCGCCGCCTTGGGTGCCGGCGTGGATATTTCCGAGCCCTGCGGCGCCATGGTTGTTGATATTGGCGGCGGGACTACCGATGTGGCTGTACTTAGTCTTGGCGGCATCGTGCTGAGCGAGTCGCTCAGAATCGGCGGTGATAAATTCGACGAGGCGCTGGTCCGCTATGTGAAGAAGGAATACAACATTATGATCGGCGAGCGCACGGCGGAAGAAATAAAAGTGAAAATTGGGACTGCCTTTCCCCATGGCCGGGATGAAGTGATTGAGGTACGCGGCCGGGATTTGGTCTCCGGCCTGCCAAAGACAGTACGCATCAGTTCGACCGAAACGAGAGAGGCCCTTTCTGAGCCGGTATCGCTGATTGTTCAGACGGTTAAGTCGGTACTGGAAAGTACGCCGCCCGAATTGTCGTCGGATATTATGGACCGGGGCATTGTCATGACTGGCGGCGGTTCGTTGCTTAACGGATTGGACAGGCTTATTATTCAGGAGACCGGCATTCCGACCTATTTGGCCGAAGATCCGCTTTCCTGCGTCGCTTTAGGGACGGGTAAAGCGCTGGAGTCGCTGGAGTCGATCGAAGACAGCCTGACCACACTAAAAAAAGGAAGTATTGCTTAA
- the spoIIID gene encoding sporulation transcriptional regulator SpoIIID translates to MKDYIRKRVLDICNHILESKHTVRQAAAVFGVSKSTVHKDMIERLPIINKRLSHKVRHVLEINKAERHIRGGEATRKKYQETKECEEK, encoded by the coding sequence ATGAAAGATTATATTCGCAAAAGAGTACTGGACATCTGTAATCATATACTCGAGAGTAAGCACACGGTGCGTCAGGCAGCCGCTGTATTTGGCGTCAGCAAAAGCACGGTGCATAAAGATATGATTGAACGTCTGCCAATCATTAATAAACGGCTGTCTCATAAGGTCAGGCATGTGCTGGAAATCAACAAAGCCGAGCGTCATATTCGCGGTGGTGAGGCGACTAGAAAAAAATATCAGGAAACAAAAGAATGTGAAGAAAAATAG
- a CDS encoding M23 family metallopeptidase: protein MMPAIVIKIWSYVQKGIRLCYKKEWKLFYAGYIAAGVLLLSSAGLLLVTVPGGRNRAGSIIQEQSAVTPTVVSSEVALPKREAEAANNVDTPTRAVEQKTTDIQAVSKPAGKDTAVVEEPAQAHWPLTGSIKTEFGWQFQPVYQEWRFHPGIDIEGKDKTEKVKAIYAGTVTDIYTDPATGLTVAITQGKDIIYYGALAAVQLEKGMTVKAGQEIGTPGSSAAEPFLHVHLVIKREGKAINPLDILR from the coding sequence ATGATGCCAGCCATAGTAATCAAAATCTGGTCGTATGTCCAAAAAGGAATCAGATTGTGCTATAAGAAAGAATGGAAGTTGTTTTATGCCGGCTATATAGCCGCAGGTGTTCTCTTACTATCAAGTGCCGGACTGTTGCTGGTGACTGTCCCGGGCGGCAGGAACCGGGCGGGCTCGATCATTCAGGAGCAGTCTGCAGTCACTCCGACCGTTGTCTCGTCGGAAGTGGCTTTGCCCAAGCGGGAGGCGGAGGCGGCCAATAATGTGGATACTCCGACCCGAGCGGTGGAACAAAAGACAACTGATATACAGGCTGTCAGCAAGCCGGCCGGGAAGGATACCGCTGTTGTCGAAGAGCCCGCCCAGGCTCATTGGCCGCTGACAGGTTCTATAAAAACAGAATTCGGCTGGCAGTTCCAGCCGGTATACCAGGAATGGCGATTTCATCCGGGCATTGATATCGAAGGCAAAGATAAGACTGAAAAGGTCAAAGCCATATATGCCGGTACTGTGACGGATATATACACTGATCCGGCAACGGGGCTGACTGTGGCTATTACTCAGGGCAAAGACATCATCTACTATGGGGCACTGGCTGCCGTTCAACTGGAAAAGGGAATGACCGTGAAAGCCGGGCAGGAAATCGGTACTCCCGGCTCTTCGGCAGCCGAGCCTTTTTTGCATGTCCACTTAGTTATCAAACGGGAAGGAAAAGCCATTAATCCTTTGGATATTCTGCGTTAA
- the spoIID gene encoding stage II sporulation protein D, translated as MKKVLAGAVGLIVFLVLIVPAVVIRSLFGLDPVGSPKGVAKGEDVVIRVYMAKQNQIVGMNLEEYVKGVVAAEMPAQFELEALKAQAVAARTYAVKHMATFGGEGIAAHPGADVSSDYREGQAWADEQELTARWGPLGYKVYWNKISQAVDETRGMIATYNGEPIIAVFHSTSGERTASAKEVWGSDYPYLKSVACNWDQQSPRYSETKEFSLSEIAERLGSDTDIVAAAQNGSTAAVQIAELTDSGRVGKIRIGSKLLSGGTVRDKLGLKSTNFKVETGADKLVFQTTGYGHGVGLCQYGANGLAKEGKDYQYILKYYYTGIDLTHISGS; from the coding sequence ATGAAAAAGGTGCTGGCCGGTGCTGTTGGATTGATTGTTTTTTTAGTACTGATTGTTCCTGCCGTGGTGATACGCAGTCTGTTCGGCCTGGACCCTGTCGGCAGTCCCAAAGGAGTAGCTAAAGGAGAGGATGTCGTAATCCGTGTCTATATGGCCAAGCAAAATCAGATTGTGGGAATGAATCTGGAGGAGTATGTAAAAGGCGTGGTAGCGGCGGAAATGCCTGCCCAGTTTGAACTGGAAGCACTAAAAGCCCAGGCGGTGGCAGCCAGGACCTACGCGGTGAAGCATATGGCGACTTTTGGTGGTGAAGGGATTGCCGCGCATCCGGGCGCTGATGTGAGCAGCGATTACCGCGAGGGTCAGGCCTGGGCCGATGAACAGGAATTGACCGCACGGTGGGGACCACTTGGTTACAAGGTGTATTGGAATAAAATCAGCCAGGCTGTTGACGAAACACGTGGTATGATTGCCACTTATAACGGTGAACCCATTATAGCTGTTTTTCATTCTACTAGCGGTGAACGGACTGCTAGCGCTAAAGAAGTATGGGGGAGCGACTATCCGTACCTAAAAAGCGTGGCTTGCAATTGGGACCAGCAATCGCCCCGGTATAGTGAAACAAAGGAGTTTTCCCTGAGCGAGATTGCTGAGCGGCTGGGCAGTGACACCGATATTGTGGCCGCTGCGCAAAATGGCAGCACTGCTGCCGTACAAATTGCCGAGTTGACCGATTCGGGGCGGGTAGGGAAAATCCGTATTGGCAGTAAGCTGTTAAGCGGTGGAACCGTCAGGGACAAACTTGGCTTAAAGTCGACTAATTTTAAAGTGGAAACCGGAGCAGACAAGCTGGTTTTTCAGACGACCGGCTACGGTCATGGTGTGGGACTGTGCCAGTATGGGGCCAACGGTCTGGCTAAAGAAGGGAAGGATTATCAGTATATCCTGAAATATTATTATACGGGGATTGATCTTACCCATATTTCCGGCTCATAA
- the murA gene encoding UDP-N-acetylglucosamine 1-carboxyvinyltransferase, translating to MEKLIISGGKRLSGTVKISGAKNAVLPIIAASLLGGSPSTLEEIPDLEDVRTFMHVLEHLGVPTRREADTLMIDSTNITSCEAPYDLVRKMRASFLVMGPLLARRGQAKISLPGGCAIGTRPIDLHLKGFEALGAEIEIGHGYIEAKAPKGLTGARIYLDFPSVGATENIMMAASLAQGVTILENPAHEPEIVDLANYLNVMGARVRGAGTNVIKIEGVSELRGTAYTVIPDRIEAGTYMVAAAMTGGDVWIENALIEHLKPVIAKLKEAGAVIEEDINGLRVYSSGNLRSIDIKTLPYPGFPTDMQAQFMALSTVAQGTSVYTETVFENRFMHVDELKRMGANIKIEGRSAIVEGVRKLTGCPVKATDLRAGAAMVLAGLVAEGETEVGYIHHIDRGYDGIVDKLCAIGADIKRVNR from the coding sequence ATGGAGAAATTAATTATCAGCGGTGGTAAACGCCTGTCCGGTACAGTTAAAATCAGCGGTGCTAAAAATGCCGTGTTGCCGATTATCGCTGCTTCATTGTTAGGAGGATCGCCCAGCACGCTGGAAGAGATACCTGATCTTGAAGATGTGCGAACTTTTATGCATGTGCTGGAGCATCTGGGAGTACCGACGCGGCGTGAAGCTGATACACTGATGATAGATAGTACCAATATCACCAGTTGTGAAGCTCCGTATGACCTTGTCCGCAAAATGCGGGCATCCTTTCTCGTCATGGGGCCTTTACTGGCCCGGCGGGGGCAGGCCAAAATTTCTTTGCCCGGCGGTTGTGCCATTGGAACAAGGCCGATTGATTTGCATTTAAAAGGCTTTGAAGCTTTGGGCGCGGAGATTGAAATCGGACATGGTTATATTGAGGCCAAGGCGCCGAAGGGGCTGACCGGGGCCAGAATTTATCTGGATTTTCCCAGTGTCGGTGCCACCGAAAATATTATGATGGCAGCCAGTCTGGCCCAAGGCGTGACTATCCTGGAAAACCCGGCGCATGAGCCGGAGATTGTTGATCTGGCCAATTATCTGAATGTAATGGGAGCCCGCGTTCGCGGTGCCGGTACCAATGTAATTAAAATTGAAGGCGTCAGTGAACTGCGGGGGACAGCCTATACGGTTATTCCTGACCGGATTGAAGCCGGCACGTATATGGTTGCGGCAGCAATGACCGGCGGTGACGTTTGGATTGAAAACGCGCTGATCGAACATTTAAAACCGGTGATCGCCAAGCTTAAGGAAGCGGGAGCTGTCATTGAAGAGGATATCAACGGGTTGCGGGTGTACAGTTCGGGAAACTTGCGCTCCATTGATATAAAGACGTTGCCTTATCCCGGCTTTCCTACCGACATGCAGGCTCAGTTCATGGCCCTGTCCACGGTGGCGCAGGGGACCAGCGTATATACGGAAACGGTGTTTGAAAACCGCTTTATGCATGTGGATGAATTAAAGCGGATGGGAGCCAACATCAAAATTGAGGGACGCAGCGCTATTGTGGAAGGCGTTCGCAAGCTGACCGGCTGTCCGGTAAAGGCAACCGATTTGAGAGCCGGCGCCGCCATGGTGTTAGCCGGCCTGGTAGCGGAGGGTGAAACCGAAGTAGGGTATATTCACCATATTGACAGAGGGTATGACGGTATTGTAGATAAATTATGCGCCATCGGTGCGGACATTAAACGGGTAAACCGGTAA
- a CDS encoding YwmB family TATA-box binding protein yields the protein MLLVRLIPLFICLCLLAVRISLASPEPAQPLRDALQEAGFQLAETNLHAWTELNTEFLTEEELLPAVKQVANRLGFTAGQYRITQENTPQRHVVKAETDDGEKQFVIMAELIRLPASVLSRGAWRGYLVINLTEKENSSHIKEYNKKAAAILQDFGSGPRINTCLVGYLDGKLVRDEWQGRIERAFAAVHATIDPVMFDENVVSCTGYTKAIDDYVTTNGRQINLNIAMRYSETENRTYMVIGSPIITREY from the coding sequence GTGTTGTTGGTTAGACTAATTCCTCTATTCATTTGCCTGTGTTTGCTGGCTGTGCGGATTAGTCTGGCCTCACCGGAGCCGGCGCAACCATTGCGCGACGCTCTGCAGGAAGCCGGGTTCCAGCTTGCGGAAACAAATCTTCACGCCTGGACCGAGCTGAACACTGAATTTTTGACAGAAGAAGAGTTGCTGCCGGCGGTGAAGCAGGTTGCGAACAGGTTGGGATTTACGGCGGGGCAGTACCGGATCACACAGGAGAATACTCCGCAACGGCATGTGGTAAAAGCGGAAACCGACGACGGCGAAAAGCAGTTTGTCATTATGGCCGAGCTGATCCGGCTGCCGGCTTCGGTACTATCTAGGGGAGCCTGGCGGGGATATTTGGTAATAAACTTGACAGAGAAGGAAAATAGTAGCCATATAAAGGAATATAATAAAAAAGCGGCCGCCATATTGCAGGATTTTGGCAGTGGACCGCGTATAAATACTTGCTTGGTAGGATACCTAGATGGTAAACTAGTTAGGGACGAATGGCAGGGGCGGATTGAGCGGGCCTTCGCAGCCGTCCATGCTACGATAGATCCGGTTATGTTTGATGAGAATGTGGTTAGCTGCACAGGATATACCAAAGCCATAGATGATTATGTCACGACTAACGGCAGGCAGATCAATCTCAATATAGCTATGCGGTACAGTGAAACGGAAAATCGAACGTATATGGTAATTGGCTCTCCGATTATAACCAGGGAGTATTAG
- a CDS encoding F0F1 ATP synthase subunit epsilon, producing MAKIKLDIVTPEKVAFSDEVNMIIARTTNGDVGILPGHAPLIAGLDIWILRLLTDDGERQLALCGGLLEVQPDKATILATCAENPEEIDSIRAQAAKDRAETRLKDRQSGIDIARAEAALKRAVLRLRLARKEHKM from the coding sequence GTGGCTAAAATTAAGCTGGATATTGTAACCCCTGAAAAAGTTGCTTTTTCTGACGAGGTCAATATGATTATTGCCCGGACAACCAATGGCGACGTCGGTATTTTACCGGGCCATGCGCCGCTTATTGCCGGCTTGGATATATGGATTCTCCGCCTGCTGACGGATGACGGAGAGCGGCAACTGGCTTTATGCGGCGGTCTGCTTGAGGTACAGCCGGATAAGGCAACGATTCTGGCAACCTGCGCGGAGAACCCCGAGGAGATTGACTCCATACGGGCACAGGCTGCTAAAGACAGGGCGGAGACGCGTCTTAAAGACCGGCAGTCAGGCATCGACATTGCCCGGGCGGAAGCCGCCTTAAAAAGAGCGGTGCTGCGATTAAGACTTGCCAGGAAAGAGCATAAGATGTGA
- the atpD gene encoding F0F1 ATP synthase subunit beta — protein sequence MNTLGHVVQVIGPVVDIKFPPEQLPAIYNAVKIKGQSGDVEINLTVEVMQHLGDSIVRCVAMSSTDGLTRGMEAENTGAPIKIPVGKGTLGRVFNVLGQPVDHNPAAIEADDYWPIHRPAPSFESQETATEILETGIKVVDLIAPYSRGGKIGLFGGAGVGKTVLIMELIRNIATEHGGYSVFSGVGERTREGNDLWMEMSESGVIEKTALVYGQMNEPPGARMRVGLTGLTMAEYFRDVGGQDVLLFIDNIFRFIQAGSEVSALLGRMPSAVGYQPTLTTDVGALQERITSTKQGSITSVQAVYVPADDLTDPAPAATFAHLDATTVLSRSIAELGIYPAVDPLDSTSRIVDPNIIGEEHYQVARGVQEVLQRYKELQDIIAILGMEELSDEDKLMVARARKIQRFLSQPFFVAETFTGTPGKFVPLKETIRGFKEILSGKHDNLPEGAFYMVGSIDEVVEKAKTMKGE from the coding sequence CTGAATACGTTAGGTCATGTTGTACAAGTTATCGGTCCGGTGGTTGACATTAAGTTTCCCCCGGAACAATTGCCCGCTATTTATAATGCGGTCAAGATCAAAGGCCAGTCCGGGGATGTGGAAATAAATTTGACCGTAGAGGTTATGCAGCATTTAGGCGACAGCATTGTCCGCTGTGTAGCCATGTCTTCCACAGACGGGTTAACCCGCGGCATGGAAGCGGAAAATACTGGCGCACCGATTAAAATCCCGGTAGGCAAGGGTACGCTGGGACGGGTATTTAATGTATTAGGCCAGCCGGTAGACCATAATCCTGCGGCGATAGAAGCCGATGATTATTGGCCGATTCACCGCCCGGCCCCCAGCTTTGAATCGCAGGAAACGGCGACAGAAATTTTGGAAACAGGCATTAAAGTAGTTGACCTGATTGCCCCTTATTCTCGTGGCGGCAAGATCGGTCTGTTTGGTGGCGCCGGCGTAGGCAAGACCGTTCTGATTATGGAACTGATCCGCAACATTGCTACTGAACACGGCGGTTATTCCGTGTTCTCCGGCGTAGGCGAAAGAACGCGTGAAGGCAATGACTTATGGATGGAAATGAGCGAGTCCGGCGTTATTGAGAAGACAGCGCTGGTATACGGACAAATGAACGAACCGCCGGGAGCGCGCATGCGGGTCGGTTTGACCGGCCTGACCATGGCTGAATATTTCCGTGATGTCGGTGGACAGGACGTTTTACTGTTTATTGATAATATTTTCCGGTTTATTCAGGCCGGCTCGGAAGTATCGGCCCTGCTGGGACGTATGCCTTCCGCAGTAGGTTACCAGCCCACTCTGACTACCGACGTAGGCGCCCTGCAGGAACGGATTACCTCGACAAAACAAGGCTCAATCACCTCAGTACAGGCTGTATACGTACCGGCTGACGATTTGACTGACCCGGCACCGGCGGCAACCTTTGCCCATCTGGACGCCACGACGGTATTGTCAAGATCGATTGCCGAGCTTGGTATTTATCCTGCCGTAGACCCGCTTGACTCCACCTCCCGGATTGTTGACCCTAATATCATTGGCGAGGAACATTATCAGGTGGCGCGCGGTGTGCAGGAAGTGCTGCAACGCTATAAAGAACTCCAGGATATTATCGCCATCTTAGGTATGGAAGAGTTGTCCGACGAGGATAAACTGATGGTTGCCAGAGCAAGAAAAATTCAACGTTTTTTAAGTCAGCCTTTCTTTGTGGCCGAAACCTTTACCGGTACGCCGGGCAAGTTTGTGCCTTTGAAGGAAACCATCCGGGGTTTTAAAGAAATCTTGAGCGGTAAACATGACAATCTGCCGGAAGGCGCATTTTATATGGTAGGCTCTATTGACGAAGTGGTGGAAAAGGCGAAAACGATGAAGGGGGAATAA
- the atpG gene encoding ATP synthase F1 subunit gamma has product MPSAQDIRRRIKSVKNIGQITKAMKMVAAARLRRAQERAIASRPYTDKIKEVLANVSANAAETALPLLEVREVKRSGFIIIGSDKGLAGAYASNVIKEALPLIREKRESGLITIGRKARDYFKRRKFTIDAELTGFSEKPTYLHAVDIVKLASEGFLDGQYDEIYLVYTEFLSPINQKPTTIKLLPVDHTAQQVDGKSEGQQEYIFEPSAEEVLSVLLPQYLETTVYNALLQAAASELGARMTAMSSATDNAEELIAKLTLNYNKVRQASITREISEIVGGVEALK; this is encoded by the coding sequence ATGCCTAGTGCACAGGATATACGTCGCCGCATTAAAAGCGTAAAAAATATCGGGCAAATTACCAAGGCGATGAAAATGGTCGCTGCCGCCCGGTTGCGCCGGGCCCAGGAACGCGCTATCGCCAGTCGTCCTTACACCGATAAAATCAAGGAAGTCCTGGCCAATGTGTCGGCTAATGCTGCGGAGACTGCTTTGCCGCTCTTAGAAGTCCGGGAGGTTAAACGCTCCGGCTTTATCATCATTGGTTCGGACAAAGGCTTGGCTGGCGCTTATGCCAGCAATGTGATCAAGGAGGCTTTGCCGCTCATTCGCGAGAAACGGGAAAGCGGTTTGATTACGATCGGACGCAAGGCGCGGGATTATTTTAAGCGCCGTAAGTTTACCATTGACGCCGAGCTGACTGGTTTTTCGGAAAAACCGACCTATTTGCATGCCGTTGATATTGTGAAATTGGCTAGCGAAGGCTTTTTAGACGGGCAGTACGATGAAATTTACCTGGTGTACACCGAATTTCTTTCGCCCATCAATCAGAAGCCGACGACGATTAAGCTGCTGCCCGTGGATCATACTGCGCAGCAGGTCGATGGCAAATCGGAGGGGCAGCAGGAGTATATTTTTGAACCTTCTGCAGAAGAGGTGCTTTCCGTGTTATTGCCGCAATATCTGGAAACCACCGTCTATAATGCACTGTTACAGGCGGCGGCCAGCGAACTGGGTGCCCGCATGACGGCGATGAGTTCGGCGACCGATAATGCGGAAGAACTGATTGCCAAACTCACGCTCAATTACAACAAAGTCCGTCAGGCAAGCATTACCCGGGAAATTTCTGAAATTGTCGGCGGTGTGGAAGCTCTGAAATAG
- the atpA gene encoding F0F1 ATP synthase subunit alpha — translation MKMRPEEITAIIKQQIEDYQVDLNVDDVGTVIEVGDGIARIHGLTKAMAGELLEFPNGIYGMVLNLEEDNVGGVLLGGETEIKEGDTVRRTGRIMQVPVGEAMIGRVVNALGQPIDGKGPIATTEFRPVEYTAPGIADRQSVKEPLQTGIKALDSMVPIGRGQRELIIGDRGTGKTAIAVDTIINQKGHGVTCIYVAIGQKASTVARVVKTLEESGAMEYTIVVTATASDNAPLQYLAPYSGVAMGEYFMYKGGHVLCVYDDLSKHAMAYRAMSLLLRRPPGREAYPGDVFYLHSRLLERAAKLSNELGGGSITALPMIETLAGDVSAYIPTNVISITDGQIFLESELFYAGVRPAINAGLSVSRVGGSAQIKAMRQVAGRLRLDLAQYRELAAFAQFGSDLDKATKALLDRGQRTMEVLKQPQYSPLPVEEQVMVIYTAVNGFLDDIPADEISKFEAEYLKFMRANYAEVGKGIREKKVLDAEIETAMKKAIVEFKDTFVSYDKTQGAAG, via the coding sequence ATGAAAATGAGGCCAGAAGAAATAACGGCGATCATCAAACAGCAAATAGAAGATTATCAGGTAGACCTTAATGTCGATGACGTGGGGACAGTTATTGAGGTAGGCGACGGCATAGCGCGTATTCACGGGCTGACCAAGGCGATGGCCGGAGAGCTTTTGGAGTTTCCCAACGGCATATACGGCATGGTGCTTAACCTGGAAGAAGACAATGTTGGCGGTGTGCTTTTAGGTGGCGAAACCGAGATTAAGGAAGGCGATACTGTTCGTCGCACCGGCCGGATTATGCAGGTGCCGGTAGGCGAAGCGATGATCGGACGGGTAGTTAACGCGCTGGGACAGCCGATTGACGGCAAAGGGCCGATCGCTACCACCGAGTTCCGGCCGGTTGAATATACCGCACCGGGCATTGCCGATAGACAGTCGGTTAAAGAACCGCTGCAAACAGGGATCAAGGCACTGGATTCCATGGTGCCCATCGGCAGGGGTCAGCGCGAGCTGATTATCGGTGACCGCGGTACCGGGAAAACGGCGATTGCCGTAGATACCATTATCAATCAGAAGGGACATGGTGTAACTTGCATTTATGTGGCTATTGGACAAAAAGCGTCCACCGTGGCCCGTGTCGTTAAAACCCTGGAGGAAAGCGGGGCCATGGAGTATACCATTGTGGTAACGGCAACTGCTTCCGATAATGCGCCGCTGCAGTACCTGGCGCCTTACTCCGGTGTGGCCATGGGTGAATACTTCATGTATAAGGGCGGCCATGTGCTTTGCGTGTATGACGATTTGTCCAAGCATGCAATGGCTTACCGGGCCATGTCGCTCTTGCTGCGCCGTCCACCCGGCCGGGAAGCTTACCCGGGCGACGTATTTTACCTACACTCCCGCCTGCTGGAACGGGCTGCGAAACTTTCCAATGAGCTTGGCGGCGGCTCGATTACGGCACTGCCGATGATTGAAACGCTGGCCGGCGACGTTTCGGCCTATATTCCGACTAATGTTATTTCGATTACCGACGGCCAGATCTTTCTGGAAAGCGAATTGTTCTATGCTGGCGTCCGTCCGGCTATTAACGCCGGTTTGTCCGTATCCCGCGTTGGCGGTTCCGCCCAGATTAAGGCTATGCGCCAGGTTGCCGGCCGTCTGCGTCTGGATTTGGCACAGTACCGGGAATTGGCGGCTTTTGCCCAATTTGGCTCGGACCTGGATAAAGCCACCAAGGCTTTGTTGGACCGCGGTCAGCGGACTATGGAAGTGTTGAAACAGCCACAATATTCGCCATTGCCGGTAGAAGAGCAGGTTATGGTCATTTATACGGCTGTAAACGGCTTCCTGGATGATATTCCGGCCGATGAAATCAGTAAATTTGAAGCCGAATATTTAAAATTCATGCGGGCTAATTACGCGGAAGTCGGCAAGGGAATCCGTGAGAAAAAAGTATTGGACGCAGAAATTGAAACGGCTATGAAAAAAGCGATTGTGGAATTTAAAGATACCTTTGTTTCTTATGATAAAACGCAAGGTGCTGCGGGGTGA
- the atpH gene encoding ATP synthase F1 subunit delta, with translation MLANQLALKYAQAIFELASEKDKVAEAREQLIMVETTIAGHEEFAKLIYHPRIPAAAKSETLSKVFSQELTDFVYKFLLLLVNKRRESLLPAIVREFQNFVNQANQVIEAEVTTALPLSDDEQQALAAKLKMATGKNVLVKMQLNSAILGGVIVKIGDKLIDGSVLRQLQVLKTSLLNSGAKIGVTNQV, from the coding sequence ATGTTAGCTAATCAGTTAGCTTTAAAATACGCGCAGGCCATTTTTGAGTTAGCCAGTGAAAAAGATAAAGTAGCAGAAGCCCGGGAGCAGCTTATTATGGTGGAAACGACCATTGCCGGGCATGAGGAGTTTGCTAAGCTGATTTATCATCCGCGCATTCCGGCGGCTGCGAAAAGCGAAACACTCAGTAAAGTTTTTTCTCAGGAATTGACTGACTTTGTATATAAGTTCCTGCTGCTTCTGGTGAATAAACGACGTGAGTCTTTATTGCCCGCTATCGTACGGGAGTTTCAGAACTTTGTCAATCAGGCAAATCAGGTAATCGAAGCCGAAGTAACCACAGCGCTGCCGCTTTCCGATGATGAGCAACAGGCTTTGGCGGCTAAACTAAAAATGGCGACAGGAAAAAATGTTTTGGTAAAAATGCAACTTAATTCCGCCATTTTAGGAGGCGTCATTGTTAAAATCGGGGATAAATTAATTGATGGCAGTGTTCTACGGCAGCTTCAAGTACTCAAGACTTCACTGCTCAATAGTGGAGCTAAGATTGGGGTGACAAACCAGGTATGA
- the atpF gene encoding F0F1 ATP synthase subunit B — MEINATLIAQIINFLILVFILKKLAYKPLMEMMEARQASIAGDLATAEKDRQDAADLKREYQTQLTAARAEAQAIVDKAMKQAEKNKEEIIEEARVEHARLLKAAQEEISRERELALAELRAEVVGLSMAAAAKIIEKNLDAETNSKLVSDFMDKLDEKKIGGLPC; from the coding sequence TTGGAGATAAATGCGACACTTATTGCGCAAATTATAAACTTTCTTATTTTAGTGTTCATTTTGAAAAAATTGGCATACAAGCCTTTAATGGAGATGATGGAAGCTCGTCAGGCCAGTATTGCAGGCGATCTCGCTACGGCTGAAAAAGACAGACAGGACGCGGCGGATCTGAAACGGGAATATCAGACGCAGCTCACGGCAGCCAGGGCCGAAGCGCAGGCAATTGTGGACAAGGCTATGAAACAGGCTGAAAAGAACAAAGAGGAAATTATTGAAGAAGCCAGAGTGGAACATGCTCGTCTTTTGAAAGCCGCTCAGGAGGAAATCTCTCGCGAGCGCGAATTGGCCTTGGCCGAGCTGCGCGCCGAAGTGGTGGGATTGTCCATGGCTGCGGCTGCCAAGATTATTGAAAAAAACCTGGATGCCGAAACAAATTCCAAATTGGTTTCTGACTTTATGGATAAACTGGATGAGAAGAAAATAGGTGGCCTGCCATGTTAG